The DNA window GCCGGCGCCGGTCGGGCCGGCCTGGGTCACCTTCGCGGTCGCGTCCGGGGTCTCCACCACGATCGTGTCCACGTCCTCCCGCATCGGATCCAACGTGTCCTGCCCGGTCGGGGCGAGCGTGCCGGTCGGGTCGTACTCGGCCCACTCCGGCTGCTCGCGCCGGCGGCGCATGGCCATCGCCCCGGCCAGGCCGGCGACCGTGCCGGCGATCAGCAGGCCGGCGGTCATGCCCCGCGACCTGCGCTGCTTCTTCTTTCCGGCCTTCGTGTTCTTCGCCTTCTTCGTCATCGCGGACTGCTTCGCCGCCACGGCCTTACGGCCGGTCAGCGCCTTGCCCGCGGTCTCGGCCCGGGCGTTGCGCACGGCCAGGAGCACCGGCGCGAGCGCGGCGGCGCTCGACGCGATCCCGCTGGAAGCCCGGTCCCGGACCAGGACGGCGGCGGGTGCGACCGCGACCCGGGCTGCCTGGACCCGCGGGCCGACCGTGGCGCCGGCACCCTTCGCCGCGTGCGAGGCGGCCTGCCTCAGGTGACCGATGCCCTGGTTCAGCTCCACCTTCGCGAGCTGGCCCTGGGTCTTTCGCCGCCCGATTCCAAACACGTTCCCACCTCCTGGGAGTTGTTCCTTCGTCATCCTCCACCTTCGGATGCCTCCGCATGGCCAGATCGGGCACATGGGAGGATCCGCAAGGAACTGACCAACGAGTGAGGAGTACCCGTGGCCGAGGCTGTCTACGCCACCTTGCACACCAACGCCGGCCCGATCCGGCTGGAGCTCTTCGAAAACCACGCGCCGAAGACCGTCCGGAACTTCGTGGAGCTGGCCGAGGGCAACCGGGAGTACATCGACCCGCGTACCGGTCAGCCGGGCAGCGGGCCGTACTACGACGGCACCATCTCGCACCGTGTGATCAGCGGTTTCATGGTTCAGATGGGCGACCCGACCGGCACCGGGCGCGGTGGCCCGGGCTACAAGTTCGCCGACGAGTTCCACCCCGAGCTGCGCTTCGACCGGCCGTACCTGCTCGCCATGGCGAACGCCGGGCCGGGCACGAACGGCTCGCAGTTCTTCATCACCGTGTCGCCGACGCCACACCTGAACAACCGGCACACCATCTTCGGCCAGGTGGCCGACGAGGAGTCGGTGAAGGTGGTCGACTCGATCGCGAACACCCCCACCGGGCCGAGCGACCGTCCGCTGCAGGACGTGGTGATCGAGCGGGTCGAGATCGAGCGGCAGCAGTCCTGAGCGTCTCGCGGGTACCTTTGCTCGCATGACTGAGCGCTCCGGGCAGGCAGGCGACGCGACCGAGGGGCCGGTGCCGACCACTCCGGTCTGCTACCGGCACCCCGATCGGGAGACCTATCTCCGGTGCACCCGCTGTGACCGGCCGATCTGCCCCGAGTGCATGCGCGACGCCTCCGTCGGCCACCAGTGCCCGGAGTGCGTCGCCGAGGGACGCCGCAGCGTGCGGCCGGCGCGCACCGCCTTCGGTGGCGGTGCCGCCGGCCGCGAGGGCTATGTGACGAAGGCCCTGATCGGCTTGAACGTGGTGATGATGGTGCTCTCCGTCATCTCGGCCCGGAGCGGGTCAGCGGTCGCCGGCGGCGGTCTCGGCGGCCTGATGGGTCAGTCGACCCCGCTGACCAACTGGGGCGGCGTGATCGGCCTGGCGATCCTGCCCGACCAGACCCTGGGCGGGGTGGCCGACGGCCAGTGGTACCGGTTGGTCACCGCGATGTTCCTGCACTTCGGCGTGCTGCACCTGTTGTTGAACATGTGGGCGCTCTGGGTGCTCGGCCGGACGCTGGAGGCGGTGCTCGGGCCGCTGCGGTTCCTCGCGCTCTATCTGATCGCCGGGCTCGGCGGCAACGTCGCGGCCTACGTCTTCACCGCGCCGAACCGGTCCACCGCAGGGGCGTCGACGGCCATCTTCGGCCTGTTCGCCGCGATCTTCGTGATCATGCGTCGGTTGGGCCGGGACACCTCGGCGATCGTGCCGATCCTGGTGATCAACCTGATCTTCACGTTCACCGTGCCGAGCATCTCGGTGGCCGGGCACCTCGGCGGGCTGGTGGTCGGCGCGGTGATGGCGCTGATCCTGGCGTACGCGCCGCGATCCCGGCGGACCGCGTTCCAGGTGGCCGGCGGCGCGCTCGTGCTGGTCGCGCTGATCGGCATGACGCTGGTCCGCACCGCCGCGCTGACCGGCTGACCGTCAGCGCGCGGCGGAGCGGGCGGCGGTGAGCGCGGCGGCCACCTCGTCCAGCGGCGCGTCCAGGTCGCGGCGGCCGAACAGGTGCAGCGACTCGCCCGTGTCGATCTCCAACGTCTCGGCGGTGACGCCGCGGCGGCTGCGCCGGTCCAGCCGGATCGCCTCCACCGCCGCCCAGGGCAGTCGGCGCCGGCCGGCGTAGCCCCGGATCACGGTGAGCCCTTCCGGGTCGACGGCGAGCCGGACCGGCGCGACGAGGTCGCGCACCGCCCAGGCGAGCAGCGCGGCGGCGACCGCCCCGGCGAGCGCCGGGCGGACCGGGTCGCCGGCGGCCAGGAGCGGGCCCAGGGCGGCCACGGCGAGCGCGCCGAGTGCCTTGACCAGCGGCAGCGCCCGCGGCACCCGCCACTGCCGGGCCGGTGACGGCTGTGGATCCATGTGCCCAGCATGCCAGCCACCAACGCCGGGACGCGGGGGAGGACGACCGGACGGCCCGGCCGCGACCACCGGGGGCGCGGGGGAGGACGGCCGGTCGGGTCAGCACGTAGTATCGGGGGAAGCGAGGTTACCGGGGAGTAGACATGAGTGACGCGGTCATCGTCGGTGCGGTACGGACCCCGGTCGGGCGGCGCAAGGGCAGCCTCTCCGGCGTGCACCCGGTCGATCTGTCGGCGCACGTGCTGCGGGCCCTGGCCGAGCGCACCGGCATCGACCCCGGCCAGGTCGACGACGTGGTGTGGGGTTGCGTGTCGCAGGTCGGCGAGCAGTCCTGGAACGTGGCCCGCAACGCCGTGCTGGCCGCCGGCTGGCCCGAGTCGGTTCCCGGCACCACCCTCGACCGGCAGTGCGGGTCGAGCCAGCAGGCGCTGCACTTCGCCGCCGCGACGGTCCTCTCCGGGCAGGCCGATCTGGTCGTCGCCGGCGGCGTCGAATCGATGACCCGGGTGCCGATGGGCTCCAGCGTGGTCGGCGGGATGCCGTTCAGCGCGGCGATCCTGGAGCGTTACCGCGGGGTCGAGGGCGTCGCCGAGGACTCGCCGCTGCCGTTCAACCAGGGCGTCGGCGCGGAGCTGATCGCCGAGCGCTGGCGCTTCTCGCGCGCCCAGCTCGACGAGTTCGCGCTGGCCAGCCACGAGAAGGCGGCCGCCGCGCAGGACGCCGGCGCGTTCGACCCCGAACTGGCCCCGGTGGTGCTCGCCGACGGCGGCAAGTTCGCCGCCGACGAGGGCGTCCGCCGGGACACGTCGCTGGCGAAGCTGGGCGAGCTGGCCACCCCGTTCCGGGCCGACGGCGTGGTCACCGCCGGGTCCGCGTCGCAGATCTCCGACGGCGCCGCCGCGCTGGCGGTGACCACCGCCGAATGGGCCAGCCGGCACGGCCTGCGCCCGCTGGCGCGGGTACACACCGCGGTGGTCGCCGCCGACGACCCGGTCGCCATGCTCACCGCGCCCATCCCGGCCACCGCGAAGGCGCTGCGCCGCGCGGGGCTGGGCATCGAGGAGATCGGGGTGTACGAGGTGAACGAGGCGTTCGCCCCGGTGCCGCTGGCCTGGCTGGCCGAGACCGAGGCGGACCCGGAGCGGCTCAACCCGCGCGGCGGCGCGATCGCGCTCGGCCACCCGCTCGGCGGGTCCGGCGCGCGGATCATGACGACGATGCTCCAGCACATGCGGGACAACGGCATCCGCTACGGCCTCCAGACCATGTGCGAGGGCGGCGGCATGGCCAACGCGACGATCGTCGAGCTGCTCTGACCGGAGCCGGACGTCGCACCGTGGGTGCGATTTGCACGGATGGAAGTTCCAAAAATCGGGGGTGACCCATATCACCCCAGGTCAGCCGTTCGTTGCACCGGGTATGGACGTGTTCTCGCGAACGTTCCTTCCGGCCGCCGCCGAAACCGGGCTGGCGACCCAGACCGCCACCCGGCACATGCCGGTGTTTCGTCGCTGCGTCGGTTCCGGCGACGCCACCATCCTGGTCACCCGGTGCAGCCGCCCGGACCACCCGGTCGGCGGCGAATACCTGATGCTGCTCACCCACCGCCGGCTGGTGGTGACCCGGCAGACCCGGGTGCTGCACCGGCTGCGCCTGCACCTCAACACCGAGCTGCGCGAGCTGAGCAACGTCACCTGGAGCCCCGACCCGCGATCGCACAGCCTGGAGTTGGCGGCCACCGCCATCGACGGGGTGCGCGAGCGGTTCCTCATCCGTGCCCACCATCCCAAGCAGGTGTGGCAGCTCGACGCCCTGCTGAACCACGCCTTCCGGACCCGGCTGCGGACGCCCACGGAACGGCTGGTCGCCACCATCGGTGACCCGCCGGCCGTCGACCGGCCCGTCGTGTTCCGGCCGGCGCCGGCACGCTGACGTCCTCCTTACCGAACCCGAACATCGCCCGGACCGTCCTCGACGCCGACGGTCGGTCATCATGGGCCGGTGACCGCCGATGCCACGCAACGCGGGCTCGTCCTCGTGGTCGAGGACGAACCGGCCATCGCCGACCTGGTCCGGCTCTATCTGACCCGGGACGGTTTCGGCGTACACCTGGAACGGGACGGCACGGCCGGGCTGGCCGCGGCGCGGCGCCTGCGCCCGGTGGCCTGCGTGCTCGACATCGCGCTGCCGGGCCTCGCCGGCACCGAGATCTGCCGGCGGCTGCGCGCGGCGGACGACTGGACGCCCGTCATCTTCCTCACCGCGCGCGACGACGAGGTGGACCGCGTGGTCGGCCTGGAGTTGGGCGCCGACGACTACGTCACCAAACCGTTCAGCCCGCGTGAGCTGGTCGCCCGGGTGCGGGCGGTGCTGCGCCGCAGCGCCGGTACGCCCGTCGAGCAGCCACGGGTGCTCGGCGCGGTCACCCTGGACCCGGTCCGGCGGGCGGTGACCGCCGGCGGGGTCCCGGTGCAGCTCACCTCCACCGAGTTCGACCTGCTCGCCCACCTGATGGCCCGCCCCGGCCGGGTGTTCACCCGGGAAGAGCTGCTGGCCGCCGTCTGGGGCTACACGGCGCACGGCGGGACCCGGACCGTCGACGTGCACGTGGCGCAGGTCCGGGCCAAGCTCGGCCCGGCCGGTGTGATCCGCACCCACCGTGGCGTCGGGTACGCGGCCGATGCCTGACCAGCCCACGATGGCGCTGCCGATCGTCGGCCCCGGCGCGTCGCCCGCCCGTCGCCGGCCCGGCCGCACCCTGACCGCCCGCGCGGTGCTCGTCACCTGCGCGGTGGCGCTGGTGTCGGTGCTGGTCACCGCGTTGGTCGCGGTGCCGCTGGCGGTACGCGGCGCGGAACGGCGGGACCAGGAAGCGCTGGCCGCCCAGGCCCGGCTCGCCGCCGACGTGCTGCGGGTCCGGCCGGCACGCCAGCGCGACAACGCCGGGGACCGGCTCATCCGGCAGCTCCGCCAGCAACAGATCGACGTGTACGTGGTCCGGGGCGGCCAGGTCGACAGGCGCGGGCTGCCCGCGCCGCTCGTCGCCCGGGTCGCCGCCGGCGGGAACGTCTCCGGCCGGCGCCTCGTCGACGGGCAACGCCGGCTGGTCGAGGCGCGGGCGCTGCCCGGCGGCGACGGGGTGGTGCTCACCCGGGAGGTCACCGCCGGACCGTGGCGGCAGGTGCTGCGCGGGCTGTGGCTGCCGCTGCTGGCCGGCCTCGCCGCCGGAGCGGCCGCCGGGCTGCTGCTCGCCCGCCGGCTGGCCCGGCCGATCCGGGTCGCGGCGGACGCCGCCGCCCGGCTGCGCGCCGGCGACCGGGCGGTCCGGGTGCCGGTCGAGCCGCCCGACGAGGTCGCCGACCTGGCGTACGCGCTCAACGGGCTGGCCGCCGCGCTGGCCACCAGCGAGGGCCGGCAGCGCGAGTTCCTGCTCTCGGTCTCGCACGAACTGCGTACCCCGCTCACCGCCATCCGCGGCTACGCCGAGGCGCTCGCCGACGGCGTGCTCGACGCGGACGCGGTCCCGGCGACCGGCCGGACCGTGCTCGCCGAGGCGGAACACCTGGACCGGCTGGTCAGCGACCTGCTGGCGCTGGCTCGCCTAGAGGCCGCCGACTTCCCGCTGGAGCCGGGGCCGGTGGACCTGACCCGGCTCGCCGCCGATGCCGAGCGCACCTGGTCGGACCGGTGCGCGGCGGTCGGGGTGCCGTTCCGGGTCGAGGTGCCCGGCGTGCCGGTGCCGGCGTACACCGATCCGGGGCGCATCCGACAGGTGGTGGACGGGCTGCTGGAGAACGCGCTGCGGGTCGTACCCCCGGGGGCGCCGGTGGTGCTCGCGGTCCGGCCGGCCGGCGCGGGCCCGGCCGCCGGCGGGGTGGTGGAGGTCCGCGACGGCGGTCCCGGCTTCACCGACGACGACCTGGCGGTGGCGTTCGAGCGGGGCGCGCTGCACCAGCGGTACCGGGGGGTGCGCAAGGTGGGCAGTGGGCTGGGGCTGGCGCTCGCCGCCGGCCTGGTCCGCCGGCTGGGCGGGGACATCGTCGCCGGGCACGCCCCGGAGGGCGGCGCGGCGTTCACCGTCCGGCTGCCCGGAGACCCTTACCTGGCTCGAACATCGGCCTGACGGTCCGCTCGCGTCGGTGCGGGACGCTCCTCCCACCACCGGACGAGAGGAAACCCACGTGACACGTCAGCGGATCGTCACCGGCGTCACCGCACTGCTCGCCACCGCGGCGCTCGGCCTCAGCGGGTGCGGGGCGGCCCAGGTCGGCGCGGACCAGGCCAGGGAGAGCGCGGTCGAGGTGGCCGCCGCGATGGGCGTGGACGGGCAGGCCCTCGCCGCGCTCGGCGTCGACGCCACCGACCTGGACGTCGACCCGGTCGCCGCGCCCGCCCCGTCCGCCTCCGGCACGCCGGGCCAGCAGGCCGGCGAACACAAGGGCGACCGGGCCCAGGACTGGCGCAAGCGACACCGCGCCCGGGTGCTGCTGCGTAAGAACACGCTGCACGGCGAGGTCGTGGTGCAGACCAAGGAGAACGGGACGAAGACCGTCGCGGTCCAACGCGGCCAGGTCACCGCGATCGACGAGAAGTCGATGACCGTCAAGTCCACCGACGGTTTCACCATGACCTGGACGTTCGACGCGAAGCTGCGGGTGGTCGAGCGCCGCGCCACCATCCAGGCGACCGACGTGAAGGTCGGCACCACGGTCGGCGTGGCCGGCACCAAGGACGGTGACCAGGGGATCGCCCGGCTCGTCGTGGTGCCCCGCAAGCAGCAGTAAGGTTGACGGGCTGTCGTGACCTGCCGGATCTGCCAGGCTACGCTATGCCCCGACCTGCCATCGCGTCCGTGGAGAACCCGTGAAGCTCTCGATCCTCATGCCGGTCTATAACGAGGAAGATCGTGTCGCGGACGCGCTCAAGCAGGCGCTGGCGGTCGACTACCCGTGCGAGATCGAGCTGGTCGTGGTGGACGACGGGAGCCGGGACGGCACCGGTGAGGTGCTCGGCCGGGTCGACGACGCCCGCCTGCGGGTGATCACCCACCAGCGCAACGCCGGCAAGGGCGCGGCCATCAAGACCGCCGTCGACAACGCCGAGGGTGAATACATGGTCATCCTCGACGCCGACCTCGAATACGACCCGCAGGACATTCCGCGCCTGCTGGAGCCGGTGCTCGACGGTCGGGCCACGGTGGTCTACGGCAACCGCACCTTCGGCAGCCACAGCTCCTACAGCTTCTGGTATGTGGTGGGCAACAAGGGCGTCACGTTGGCGGCGAACGTGCTCTACAACTCCTACATCGGCGACCTGGAGACCTGCTTCAAGTTGATGCCGCTGGAGCTCTACCGCTCGCTCCAGGTGCGGTCGCGGGGCTTCGGCATGGAGGCCGAGGTCACCGGCAAGCTGCTGCGCCGGCGCATCCGCCCCTACGAGGTGCCGATCAGCTACCGGGCCCGGGGTCGCGAGGAGGGCAAGAAGATCACCTGGAAGGACGGCGTCGAGGCGATCTGGATCCTGGCCCGCGAGCGCACCCGGCGCCGCCCGGTCGGTGTCGCCGCGCGCTGACCCGCACGACCTGAGGACCCCGCACCCGGCTTCCACCGGGTCGCGGGGTCCGGTCGTGTCCGGTCCAGACCGGGGCCGAACTCGCGGCCGGCGCGCACCCGGTCCAGCAGCGCGCCCACCTCGGTGGCGGTGGTCGTCGTCATGCGGATAGCCTCGGACCTGAACCGAACTTCAACTCAAGGTCCTGTGATGCACGAGGCAACCCTCACCATCGGCCAGCTCGCCGACCGCAGCGGCGTGGCGCCCTCCGCGCTGCGCTACTACGAGCGGCTCGGCCTGATCCACGCCGCCCGCACCGGCGGCAACCAGCGCCGCTACGCCCGCACCGAGCTGCGCCGGGTGGCCTTCGTCCGGATCTCCCAGCAGGTCGGCGTGTCCCTCGACGAGATCCGGGAGGCGCTCGACTCGCTGCCCGCCGGACGCACGCCGACCCCCGAGGACTGGGCGGCGCTCTCCCGGGCCTGGCGGGACCGGCTGGACGAGCGGATCCGGCTGCTCGGCAAGCTCCGCGACGACCTGGACGGCTGCATCGGCTGCGGCTGCCTGTCGTTGCACCGCTGCACGCTCTACAACCCCGGCGACTCGCTGGCCGCCGAGGGCCCCGGCGCGCGCCTGGTGCTCCCCCGGGACTGATGCCTCACCGGACCAGCAGCACCTTGCCCAGGTGGTCGTTGGTCTCCACCAGCCGGTGCGCGTCGGCGGCGTCCGCCATGTCCACCCGTGCGTGCACCACCGGCCGGACCTTCCCGGCCTCCACCAGCGGCCACACCCGCTCGCGCACGCCCCGGGTGATCGCCGCCTTCTCGTCGACCGGTCGGGACCGCAGCGCGGTGGCGTGCACGGAGGCGCGCTTGGCCAGCAGCATCCCGAGGTCGAGTTCGCCCTTGCGACCGCCCTGCATGCCGATCACCACGAGCCGTCCGCCGGTCGCCAGCGCCGCCACGTTCCGGGGCAGGTACGACGCGCCCATGATGTCGAGGATCACGTCCGAGCCCCGGCCGTCGGTCACCCGGCGCACCTCCTCGACGAAGTCCTGCTCCCGGTAGTCGATCGTGTGGGTGGCGCCCAGCTCGCGCAGCCGCTCGTGCTTGGCGTCCCGCGCGGTGACCACCACCGTCGCGCCCAGCGCCACCCCGAGCTGGACCGCGAACGTGCCGATGCCGCTGCCGCCGCCGTGCACCAGCAGCGTGTCCCCCTCCGCCAACCCGGCCAGGTCCACCACGTTCGACCAGACCGTGCAGGCCACCTCCGGCAACGCGGCGGCGTCCACCAGGTCCACCCCGGCCGGCACCGGCAGCAACTGCCCGGCCGGCACGGCGACCTGCTCGGCGTAGCCGCCGCCGGCCAGCAACGCGCAGACCTCCTGGCCCACCGACCACCCGGTCACGCCCGCCCCGAGCGCGCGGACCGTCCCCGAACACTCCAACCCGGGGTACGCCGGCGCGCCCGGCGGTGGCGGATAGTGGCCCTGTCGTTGCAGCAGGTCGGCCCGGTTGACCGCGCTGGCCCGCACCTCGACGACCACCTCGCCGGGGCCGGGCTCGGGGTCGGGGACCTCCGCCCAGACGAGTGCCTCGGGTCCGCCGGGTTCCGTGATCGTGATCGCGCGCATGGCTCAGTCTTACCCGATCGCGCGTTCGTGGCAGACTATGCGCGGTCGGGTTCCCCATCGGGGAGCGCGTCGGGAGGGTTCGCCTAGTGGCCGATGGCGCTGGTCTTGAAAACCGGTAAGGCAGCGATGTCTTCGTGGGTTCGAATCCCACACCCTCCGCCCGCGACGCCGGGGAAGGCGCAGCTGACGGACGCGTCGGTCTGGATCGGCGAGATGGTGCGCCGGCAGCACGACAGCGGGGTATGAAGGGGCGCAGAACATTTCGCACACCCGGAAGGACCCCGTTTCGATGACCCTGGAACGACCGATCGCCCCGGACCCGTACGAGCTGCTGCCGACCGTGCCGGCGTTCGACCTGACCAGCGACGACGTGCACAACGGCGAGCCGATGGACGCCAGGTACGCGCACGGCAGCGCCGGCGGCGAGAACGTGTCGCCGCACCTGTCGTGGTCGGGCTTCCCGGCGGAGACGAAGAGCTTCGTGGTGACCTGCTTCGACCCGGACGCGCCCACCGGCAGCGGCTTCTGGCACTGGGTGCTGGTAGACGTGCCCGCCTCGGTCACCGAGCTGCCCACCGGGGCGCGGGAGACCGACCTCGGTGGCGCGTTCAGCATCCGCAACGACTACGCCGACACCGGCTACGGCGGCGCCGCCCCACCGCCGGGTGACCGCCCGCACCGGTACGTCTTCGCGGTGCACGCGGTCGACGTGGAGCGCCTCGACGTGGGCAAGGAGGCCAGCCCGGCCTTCGTCGGCTTCAACCTTGCGTTCCACACGCTGGCCCGGGCGGTGATCCGCCCGACCTACCAGGTCAAGGACTGACCCCGGGTGTAA is part of the Micromonospora sp. WMMD980 genome and encodes:
- a CDS encoding peptidylprolyl isomerase; the encoded protein is MAEAVYATLHTNAGPIRLELFENHAPKTVRNFVELAEGNREYIDPRTGQPGSGPYYDGTISHRVISGFMVQMGDPTGTGRGGPGYKFADEFHPELRFDRPYLLAMANAGPGTNGSQFFITVSPTPHLNNRHTIFGQVADEESVKVVDSIANTPTGPSDRPLQDVVIERVEIERQQS
- a CDS encoding rhomboid family intramembrane serine protease — translated: MTERSGQAGDATEGPVPTTPVCYRHPDRETYLRCTRCDRPICPECMRDASVGHQCPECVAEGRRSVRPARTAFGGGAAGREGYVTKALIGLNVVMMVLSVISARSGSAVAGGGLGGLMGQSTPLTNWGGVIGLAILPDQTLGGVADGQWYRLVTAMFLHFGVLHLLLNMWALWVLGRTLEAVLGPLRFLALYLIAGLGGNVAAYVFTAPNRSTAGASTAIFGLFAAIFVIMRRLGRDTSAIVPILVINLIFTFTVPSISVAGHLGGLVVGAVMALILAYAPRSRRTAFQVAGGALVLVALIGMTLVRTAALTG
- a CDS encoding PH domain-containing protein — protein: MDPQPSPARQWRVPRALPLVKALGALAVAALGPLLAAGDPVRPALAGAVAAALLAWAVRDLVAPVRLAVDPEGLTVIRGYAGRRRLPWAAVEAIRLDRRSRRGVTAETLEIDTGESLHLFGRRDLDAPLDEVAAALTAARSAAR
- a CDS encoding acetyl-CoA C-acyltransferase, with the protein product MSDAVIVGAVRTPVGRRKGSLSGVHPVDLSAHVLRALAERTGIDPGQVDDVVWGCVSQVGEQSWNVARNAVLAAGWPESVPGTTLDRQCGSSQQALHFAAATVLSGQADLVVAGGVESMTRVPMGSSVVGGMPFSAAILERYRGVEGVAEDSPLPFNQGVGAELIAERWRFSRAQLDEFALASHEKAAAAQDAGAFDPELAPVVLADGGKFAADEGVRRDTSLAKLGELATPFRADGVVTAGSASQISDGAAALAVTTAEWASRHGLRPLARVHTAVVAADDPVAMLTAPIPATAKALRRAGLGIEEIGVYEVNEAFAPVPLAWLAETEADPERLNPRGGAIALGHPLGGSGARIMTTMLQHMRDNGIRYGLQTMCEGGGMANATIVELL
- a CDS encoding response regulator transcription factor; amino-acid sequence: MTADATQRGLVLVVEDEPAIADLVRLYLTRDGFGVHLERDGTAGLAAARRLRPVACVLDIALPGLAGTEICRRLRAADDWTPVIFLTARDDEVDRVVGLELGADDYVTKPFSPRELVARVRAVLRRSAGTPVEQPRVLGAVTLDPVRRAVTAGGVPVQLTSTEFDLLAHLMARPGRVFTREELLAAVWGYTAHGGTRTVDVHVAQVRAKLGPAGVIRTHRGVGYAADA
- a CDS encoding HAMP domain-containing sensor histidine kinase produces the protein MPDQPTMALPIVGPGASPARRRPGRTLTARAVLVTCAVALVSVLVTALVAVPLAVRGAERRDQEALAAQARLAADVLRVRPARQRDNAGDRLIRQLRQQQIDVYVVRGGQVDRRGLPAPLVARVAAGGNVSGRRLVDGQRRLVEARALPGGDGVVLTREVTAGPWRQVLRGLWLPLLAGLAAGAAAGLLLARRLARPIRVAADAAARLRAGDRAVRVPVEPPDEVADLAYALNGLAAALATSEGRQREFLLSVSHELRTPLTAIRGYAEALADGVLDADAVPATGRTVLAEAEHLDRLVSDLLALARLEAADFPLEPGPVDLTRLAADAERTWSDRCAAVGVPFRVEVPGVPVPAYTDPGRIRQVVDGLLENALRVVPPGAPVVLAVRPAGAGPAAGGVVEVRDGGPGFTDDDLAVAFERGALHQRYRGVRKVGSGLGLALAAGLVRRLGGDIVAGHAPEGGAAFTVRLPGDPYLARTSA
- a CDS encoding glycosyltransferase family 2 protein, whose amino-acid sequence is MKLSILMPVYNEEDRVADALKQALAVDYPCEIELVVVDDGSRDGTGEVLGRVDDARLRVITHQRNAGKGAAIKTAVDNAEGEYMVILDADLEYDPQDIPRLLEPVLDGRATVVYGNRTFGSHSSYSFWYVVGNKGVTLAANVLYNSYIGDLETCFKLMPLELYRSLQVRSRGFGMEAEVTGKLLRRRIRPYEVPISYRARGREEGKKITWKDGVEAIWILARERTRRRPVGVAAR
- the soxR gene encoding redox-sensitive transcriptional activator SoxR, with product MHEATLTIGQLADRSGVAPSALRYYERLGLIHAARTGGNQRRYARTELRRVAFVRISQQVGVSLDEIREALDSLPAGRTPTPEDWAALSRAWRDRLDERIRLLGKLRDDLDGCIGCGCLSLHRCTLYNPGDSLAAEGPGARLVLPRD
- a CDS encoding NAD(P)H-quinone oxidoreductase, coding for MRAITITEPGGPEALVWAEVPDPEPGPGEVVVEVRASAVNRADLLQRQGHYPPPPGAPAYPGLECSGTVRALGAGVTGWSVGQEVCALLAGGGYAEQVAVPAGQLLPVPAGVDLVDAAALPEVACTVWSNVVDLAGLAEGDTLLVHGGGSGIGTFAVQLGVALGATVVVTARDAKHERLRELGATHTIDYREQDFVEEVRRVTDGRGSDVILDIMGASYLPRNVAALATGGRLVVIGMQGGRKGELDLGMLLAKRASVHATALRSRPVDEKAAITRGVRERVWPLVEAGKVRPVVHARVDMADAADAHRLVETNDHLGKVLLVR
- a CDS encoding YbhB/YbcL family Raf kinase inhibitor-like protein, yielding MTLERPIAPDPYELLPTVPAFDLTSDDVHNGEPMDARYAHGSAGGENVSPHLSWSGFPAETKSFVVTCFDPDAPTGSGFWHWVLVDVPASVTELPTGARETDLGGAFSIRNDYADTGYGGAAPPPGDRPHRYVFAVHAVDVERLDVGKEASPAFVGFNLAFHTLARAVIRPTYQVKD